In the Heterodontus francisci isolate sHetFra1 unplaced genomic scaffold, sHetFra1.hap1 HAP1_SCAFFOLD_857, whole genome shotgun sequence genome, acaacactcaagaagctcgacaccatccagttcaaaacagcctgcttgattgccaccccatccacaaacattcactccctccacaaccgttccgagccatttgaagttggctctgtcatgctgagcaaagagtttctaatggcgaagcccactccatgctgtcttgattcttccggatccctacactgccagaagaaggtgtagtcttgctctcttagagatccgctcccagggagacgtgtctcctgaagtgctgcaatgtccacattgagtctcctgagctcgttgttaatgatggcggtcttccgagaatcgttgatttgtgtaaggtcttccgacaggccaggacacatagttctgacgttccagcttgcaaaacgaagggctggtaccttctttccttttttatcgtgctgtttggtgcggtgttacagtcttcttgtcgggcaatgaccttgatctccaagcacccattgaagcaggtggactgtggaggGACAGAGCCGTACTGACCTGgggttgcccggtttgaggcgggcggtagctgtccagtgagatgcgatgaactCTCCCACcctcaaaggcaacccgtggcgcccaatctctatgccaattgagctggaccaaaaacccgtaactgctgccttctgtgttgttttggtcgctgtgaggcgactatagagtgacctctccatggcgcatgtctgggcgaatgtatggaggttgtgagtttcccaagcgtcaaaacccccttcctggtggggtccaaaggagtgcagagcacgacgtttggcaccggtatggctgcagaaactgccggaaaaatgcaaaggtgacacatgaccacttgTGGGGTTCCACTcttgattttctgttagggtttactcccttagccttggtctctctcgagacgcccacaaggcagtggggttgttagctcctatccctgagcagaggccctaacaagtaagctgtgtgatttcatggagggagtgggaaggggtgatgGGCACTAAACAATTGGTAATGAATTGATGCTAATAATAATGTTTCGTATGGGGCTTGTCTGGATGGCTGATAGGGAAGATTTGTCGGACATCATATATAACTTGGGAGGAACCAACATGACATTGGCCATCCAGAGACGATGAAAGAAAATGCAGTACTTGTGGTATCATAGCACTCGGTGTAAACTATCTAAATAGAAGGGGACTGGTGTTGAATTGAGAATAAGTGTTACATTTAGTCTTATGTCTGCATGATAACGAGTGATGAAGATGTTGCACGTTATACTACTGATTGGGAATAATATTTCTTGGAATAAACTCTGGCAAAATTGAACCCTAACAATTATGAGGCCCGCAGATACAAAGCTGTAGGGTCACTTTACATCAGGCAAACTGACATTAACATGATAAGGCTACGCAGTTGAACATGAACAGAGGGTCTGCTTTGAATACACTTGTACCAGTACCAGAGATGCTGCCTTTTACACGTTAGAATCAGTTAGATCAACAGGGAGCTGGAAAAGAAGCACTGTGGCTTACAAATCATCACAAAACGCGACTAAGTTGTGTTGTTCTGAATTTATGACCCACATTAACAATACATACACATGCCAGTGTAAAACTGCGGCTCAGGGAACACGCCAAGCTGTGTAACAGCATTAATAATACTAGCGGGTGAATGAAAAGGCTAATTACATTTTAATGACAAGCAGGAAAGTAATGATTTGTAGTTGTGGATGAAGGATTTGGAGTACAGTTGAAATGTATTCGTGGAAATATCAGTCAGACAAATCCAACATTGTGGTGGTATTGAGCAAAAAACTGTAAGTCAGGTTTCCTGGGAAACTTCAGAATTTCCCGTAAGGGAGAAAAGGGAGACTCCTCGGAATAAGGACGGTTGGAACAAACCCTGTTCTGAACACTAAACAAGCCACACATATGGCAGCGACACATAGGAAGTGGAAAGGGGACATGCACTGTGATTATCAGGGACAGACGTGTGGTGTGATTTTCCTGCATTGATAAAACTAACCATGAAACTAAGAAATAACACAACACCTAAAGAAAATAACTGTCTGATCCATTAAAACAAATATTAATGCATCAGAAATTGAAGCATGGAATACATTTATTTAACAATAGGCGACAAACGTTCGCTATCTCACAGAATCACAcaagccctctcaccatctccatctgctggtgtccctgtctcactgcagttactgtccccctctcaccatctccatctgctggtgtccctgtctcactgcagttactgtccctctcaccatctccatctgctgttgtccctattCCCCTGCAGttgctgttcctctctcaccatctcaatctgctggcaTCCCtgcctcactacagttactgtcctgctctcaccatctccatatgctggtgtgcctatctcactgcagttactgccccactctcaccatctccatctgctcgtgtccctgtctcactgcagttactgtccccttttcaccatctccatctgctgttgtccctgtttcCCTTCAATAatgtcaccctctcaccatctccaactgcggtTGTCCCTGTTTCCCTTTggttactgtcccccgctcaccatctccatttgctggcatccctgtctcacagcagttactgtccggctctcaccatctccatctgctggtgtcctgatctgactgcagttactgctccccctcACAATGTGgaactggtggtgtccctgtctcattgcagttaccgtcccattcaccatctccatctgctggtgtagcaGTTtccctgcagttactgtctccctctcaccatctccatctgctggtgtccctgtctcaatgaagTTACTCGTCCCCTCTCAacgtctccacctgctggtgtctctgtctccaaACAGTTACTgtgcccctctcaccagctccatctgctggtatctctgTCGCActacagttactgctccctctcaccatctccatttgctcgtGTCCCTGTTTCTctggttactgcccctctcaccatctccatctgctaatgaccctgtctcaatgcagttattgccctctgtcaccatctccatctactggtgaccCTGTGTCACTACATAAACTGCctccctctcacgatctccatctgcttgtgtccctgtctcagtgcagttactgacccccctaaccatctccatctgctggtgtccttttctcactgcagttactgacccccccctaaccatctccaactgctggtgtctctgtctcactgctgttaatgTCCCCTtttgccatctccatctgctggtgctcctgcctcactgcagattctgtcccctctcactatctccatctcctggtgctcCTATCTCAGTGCAGCTACTTTgccccctcttaccatctccatctgctcgtatcTTTGTCTGACTGCTGTTCCTacccctcttaccatctccatcagctggtatccctgtctcactgcagttacagtcccctctcaccatctccatctgctggtgaccctgtctcactacagAAACTGCctccctcgcaccatctccatctactggtgtccctgcctcactgcagttactgtcctcctctcaccatctccaactgctggtgtccttttctcacggcagttactgtcccccctcaccatctccatctgctggtgtctctgtctcactgcagttaatgtccccctttgccatctccatctgctggtgcttctgcctcactgcagcttcggtccccccctcaccatctccatctggtggtgttccTATCTCGCTGCAGCTacttgccccctctcaccatctccatctgctcgtatcTTTGTCTGACTGCTgtttctacccctctcaaaatctccatctgctggtggccctgtttctctgcagttactgcccctctcaccatctccatctactggtgtccctgtcacattgcagttactgtcgcccctcaccatctccatctgctggtgaccctgtctcactgcagctactgccccctctcaccatctccatctgtttccgaccctgtctcactgcagttgctgccccctttcaccatctccatctccttgtGTCCCTGTGTCACTACATAAACTGCCAcccgctcaccatccccatctgctggggttcctgcctcactgcagttactgtcccagctCACcagctccacctgctggtgtccctgtatcactgcatacactgccctgtctctccatcctcatctgctggtgtcactgtctcgctgcagttgatgacctctctctccatttcttaaTCACTGTGATTGGCTGCTTTCTCCGTTTTACTGTGGTTCCAAGTGGTCTTCGTTCAAGTCCAGCTGAGCTTTTCAGGTTGTCTTTTTGATAAACAATTAATGAATCATCTGCAGAGCAGGTCCCAGGAGAATAGGTCTGATTAGCAATAAAATATAGTCTCAGAATTAGATTTAAGTTCAATTCCGGGCTCGTTGCAGTGGaaatgtgatttagttccagtgtttgacacccttcagttctttctctgatttcacgaatttaacattgagattgagagggtatttcaccgccttcttcagctcctgtcggaatttagtctgggtcacagcataaatacatgtgttggtgcaggaactgagaagctgcagcatctttgatgtgtgatctgttatAAAGACAGGGTCAGTGTCGGAGTAAAAATACCGAATATGTGTCATTCGCCTATAAGTGATATACACAATCCGGctcacccacaacagtataaaactgccggatatactgatgagtaaaataattgattttctccgattatccatctctgggtctttgtgattctctccattactgtggccccggaatcccttgcggactttactggagaataaaatacgtctgaccgtcagaacattgagcagaaaaatcagaaagaccgggacacaaggagttaaaatgtagtgaaacaattcaaatgcggcccataggggggaagtaaagaagctgggCTTAATggtacaacccatgggaacattatcaataatgtactttGGTTTATAGATAAAGTACCAggtgagagactctaaacagcccagagcactcactgttcctacaaccacagccgctgttttcttggtgcaatattttgtttttagcttctcacaacaaatggccacaaatcgatcaaagctgaaagcgactgtgagccagacagaaacaacagtggctgcagaaagcagaacgataatgatAGTACACACGggggtaattctcaggaatgaatcctggatataaattaaaacaatccaactcaatatgggatcagtgataacgaccaggagatcagacactgccattcccaccaggtagacagtgatacatttggagagtccgcactttcctcgggacaagaccacaatcgccaccaagttaactggaagagagagaaaaggaagcagagaaattactgatcagacctggagacaaagcagcagtctgacaggatctgggctgaaatttccagctttgttgctgcatcgaacagtaaaaactgattcactgacctgggcagtgttttgtcacagtgaaatgtttaaaacacaattattaagaatgaattgggaaattgagacagaaagtgaataaagtcaacactggatccactggaagtactgagtgagaatGCAGTGACAttggggaaatgagaaggtgttttacagagatggaatccaatgggttaaatgggaatttgtctccaggttTGGGGAGAGTGGAAGGTGCcgatggtttgttgctgtgggttcagagagccgccAGAGGCTGGTACAACATGGGAAAAgactgagagctgctgcggtgagttggCCTGGGATTTATTTCGAAGAGGCAACTGGAggatgagacagtgagtgagattgggagggagagaaggaaaagaacatgttggagatggaggggagacaggagcagatggtttgggaaaatggataaaatgaagcaatggatgaggagacagaggattcaatacattgagaggagaggctgagattcatacGGAGAGACTGCagtagagtgttagaggaaatgtcAGCTAGAGATCTCAGTagcacaactcaattaatacatttaaacagTAATACCtgcggttattggtgttggagaacagttcattggttgtcCAATATAGTAAATATATTTaacttgtacaggcaattaaatataaatttaaatatatttctgatatcggcctcgttctttattgaattcagcagtcacagagtttttaaagtgtagtatttaaataatgaattaccatcagtgaagaactgattctattctgtttattcagtcagtaagtaaggaatcGGAACTTTTTGCAAAACAAAATAAAtatctgacagaaataaacactgaggatcaagtccaacagtaaaattaacacactgctgcttctttctctttctctttccttctgcttatcactttccctcggtttcgttctccctgcttcttttctccttccttctctcagtcgccctccctatctctccgatgtgctcacaccctgcaaactgttccttAAAGCCGCTTTTCACATacaatttattcctaacattctgtgcctgtgttccgCTCCCCAGCCctgtgttcaatgattctattctcagagtcagttcatttaatggtgaaacctctgtgaataatttaaagtGTCTACAggtcacccaagtctccacctgctcacccacactcttcacttcatcaacaatacatggaataaacaggatcgaaagtttcttccagacaaacctcacaatcattgaaattccttctcctggaattataaagtacactgttagaatgtgggattgtttaattaataaaacaccgacatcagcgctgcagctgataatctacagataaatggaaagactctggattccaactgatagagtgtaaaccaataaaagatcacatcaatactttcagttttacaatgtagtccagtgacagtgaagggtccgcagtgaagcagagaaggagatgtgaaagagtcagcagcaaactcagttcggtaaccagacttctgaagcagcgtcagacacacacagaatgaaataatattttataacagtgataaccaataaatatatTGAAATCTCTGTTACATTGCTCCATATTAATAGGGATGGAGgacattgtaacactgagaccgtgagatatcTCATTATCAAGCATCGCAAAACACATCCCAAAaaaattccaggactggttagatccacatcatgaaactgttaaaatctcctgatgGTCTGCTTCTTGATCCTAACAAAGACATCACATTCAACGGCATTCAATTCACAGAATAATGcagcaacaatgccagggttagTTAAACCAATGTCATTAAAGACATCATACAGCTCCAGTCAGACTGAAAGAGAAGACAATGAGAAGATTCCATCAGTAACCTGCTGGACAAGTACAGGCGGttgtgtaaaacacacagtgagaaataataccgagcacAGCAGTGCAActaatatcgatttacaccattaacagctgagatacagacttaccaggaactccaattgctgcaagtacaggataataaatgcgttctatctgatacattactggatatcccatttctgagagaagctgagttctgttagcctggaatccacagctccagcagacactctgagctgatccattctagtgggtcctgatttatacaggggataagtctccactgacacggttatacccctgatcattgctattagttacactcacctgaacaaacacattacatcagcagctttgacactggtaaataatgtggtggataaaacacaatcattccaatgtcaatgacattttctcagtaagtcctctctcgggaataaacctgaaatctgtcctcatactgaaCGCATgcgacaattatgagtggcatcatttacattttccctattgttgtattgaccttgttcactcctggcatttctattgtaaatgtaactgaactGTCTACAGTGGACACTGGATTCAGGGACGaaaacaatcccgtttcactctgttactgccttttcccagttaaaacgtgAACTTTAAGTCTCTGATTCGATACCACGCTCAGAGTTACAGGCTAGGTATTGATATTGGGGGCAGATACtgtacacgtccattggggaggcagttgcGTAGCGATAATATTACTGggatagtaatccagaggtccaacaCAATGGCCTggtgacaggggttcaaatcccagcatgacagctgctggaacttaaattcaattaatgagcaAAGGtccgcaattgaaagctagtctctgtcatGGAGCCATGAGACTATCATCGATTGCTGTGAAAACCCATTTGGCTCGGTAATTACTTTGTGATGGAAATCAGCCatacttacccggtctggcctgcatgtggttacagacccagagcaatgtggctgactcttaactgctctctgaaacggcccagcaagttgtcaaaggcaacaaatgctgaccttgtcagcggagctcacatcacatgatAGAATAAAAGACAAACGTCTAcctgctatttcactgcagatatttccctgtttattctatagtggttaatggttccagtaaaattagaactgtaccaactcctgactcctttcctccagttcactgctgaccagacaTCCAAAGTTCActttccctcactatcaactgctccaaatccctgttTCCATGACCAACCCTAGCCAAGTCCATCTCACCCAACATcttcagcctaactgacctgcattggatcccagtcctctaagtatttaaaatttataattcttatcattgggttaaaattcttccatgtcctcaccactccttATCTTTCAATGGGACTGCCCCGCCAGTTTCCAATATTACTGATCggattgtaaccagagcatctccagcaaaggcctctcttcccacaccagcactattCCCTCTGGAATCCCGGAAATTTGTATTCTTGTTCCCTCCGCTACCACATCCACAGACTGCCTGCTGGTGACATAATCTACAGATATGCAGTGAGCTTCCACATGTCCGCTGACAACACCCAACTGCAGCTCTCCGTCATCTCTCCTGACCCTCCACttcctctgtgttatcagactgtaaAAGTCTGTTTCCTATGagatgcaatttcctccaattaaacttaGTTTAGAACGAAACCTCCACCTTTGGTTTCACCACGAACTCCAGACCGTTGTCATTGATTCCATTACCATTCCTAGCTGTTGTATCAGGCTAAATATGATGTTGCGTAAAATATGCTCCCCATTCATCCCTGACATGaacttctgacctgatgttgtctccatcagaaatgacacctccttccacctccataacatctccggcctctgtccctgcctcagcccatcaggcactgaaaaGGATCAACCactcatctgtgtaagattattaggtccctaaaagctactaaccagattactaattgttaaaatcgagTTATTGTAAACTAACAATTGACTTATTATTAATGAGGGAGCTCCCCTCCACGTATAAAATGGAGGGCACTCCCCCTCTGCATatcaaatagagggagctccccatctatgtataaaatggagggagctccacctctacgtataaaatggagggacctCCCTTTctgcgtataaaatggagggagttacccctcgatgtataaaatggagggagatatccttctatgtataaaatggagggagatccttTCTATATaacaaatggaaggagctccccctctacatataaaatggaaggcGTTTCACctgtatgtataaaatggagggggaTCCCACAGACACCTCACTCACTTTAAAACACTTTTTAACTATTTTTATACCAGCGCCGCGATCGaatataatataaacagagacatggtCAAATTCTCTCTTAATTTGTGCATTGGAGTGacggagagagaaaggggtgaAACAAAGAGATGCAACGTTAGGTGGggcagtaagttgtgaggaggacacaaaaaggctgcaaaggaAAATGGACGGGTTTTGAGTGGAcatgaaagtggcagctggaatatcatgtggagaagcaagaatagaaacacagtacatattttcaaatggtgagaaactattacatGTTGGTACTCAGAGGGATTTGgttatccttgtacacaaatcacagaaagttaacctgcAGGTACAGGCATCAATTAGCATGGTAAATGGAGTTTTGGACTTTAATGCAAGGTGGTTAGAGTAccggagtgaggaagtcttgctgcaatggtatagggtttggtgagcccacacctggagtactgtgtacagttctggtctcagtactgaaggaaggatatacttgtcttagcggTGAtgacagagcaagcttgaggggccatatggcctagtcctgttcctatttcttatgttcttatgacaggaagggagaaaaggacaaagaggtgttgacagagggaaagacacagcGAATGACAGGGCGAGGCCGAGGCCAAGGTGGAGAAGTactgagagaaaggtgggatggatcacacagctgaatagctcgcTAGATGTCTGCACAGAATTCAGAGGCAGATCTCCAGTGTGCAGTCACTAGGATGGTGTG is a window encoding:
- the LOC137359072 gene encoding probable G-protein coupled receptor 139; this encodes MGYPVMYQIERIYYPVLAAIGVPVNLVAIVVLSRGKCGLSKCITVYLVGMAVSDLLVVITDPILSWIVLIYIQDSFLRITPVCTIIIVLLSAATVVSVWLTVAFSFDRFVAICCEKLKTKYCTKKTAAVVVGTVSALGCLESLTWYFIYKPKYIIDNVPMGCTIKPSFFTSPLWAAFELFHYILTPCVPVFLIFLLNVLTVRRILFSSKVRKGFRGHSNGENHKDPEMDNRRKSIILLISISGSFILLWVSRIVYITYRRMTHIRYFYSDTDPVFITDHTSKMLQLLSSCTNTCIYAVTQTKFRQELKKAVKYPLNLNVKFVKSEKELKGTYSPGTCSADDSLIVYQKDNLKSSAGLERRPLGTT